Genomic segment of Niallia taxi:
TTAATATAATGCCCTGATAACTCTGACAATCTACCATTTGCCCACTTTTGTTGGGATGTAGTTAACCAAGAATCATCCTCAATATTTTCATATTCAATTTCATGTACGAAAGCAAGATAGTATTGGGTTACATCTTGAGGAGATTTATCTATGTAACCCTTAATTTTCCTAACATCAGCTGTAAAAGGCTTTCCGCCAAACAAGCCTTGTATTTGATTTCAACAATAGCAAGAACTGACTCTACCTCATCCTTTAAATAATCATTGATCCTGGATAAACATAAAGCTTTACAATTGCAAGATCTGCTACAAAGCCTTTATAAAAAGTATTCAGTGTAAATCCTTACGGTGTTCTGTTCAAAAAAATGCTGAAGCCTTGTCCAGAGGTGGTAATAAAGAGCATTCTTGAGTGTATCCTCTTTAAGCAAATAGAATGATTTATAATCCTTTGATATATTTAATATCCACACTTCTTTTATAACTCTATCTATTACCTCTTGCAGCCCTCTTAAATCCATAAGTACACGTCTTCTATCCTCGCTACATTGATACAGTCATTATCATAACAAACTGCTAAAATATGGAAAAGCGTAGATACTAAAAGAGAGCATGTCACTTGTCTAATTAGATAAGTAACATGCTCCCTTTTAGCAGTACTATAAATTGGAATTCAATATATCTTTCTAGAGTTAGCACATAGTGTTTTTTTGAATTTGGAAATTCCTTTTCAATAGCTGCTTTCAAAGTAGGAGTCATCAGACTACCTCCATTATAGGTCCCTCTGTTGATAATCCCCTTGTAACGACCCACATAATCCTTAGCTGAGCTTTCACTTAAATGATATTCCTGTATTAAAAAGTCTTTATATCTCCGCATAAGAACTTCAAAATCTTGACCTTGATGCTCAATAGCTGGAACAGTTCTGTCCAATTTCGGTACTCTCTTTATCGATCTTTTATACGGAAGAAGTTCTACATCATTTGAAAGGTATAATGGATGTCTAGGATATCCGTCTCTAGTTAGTGGTCCCAAACTATCAATGTCATAACCATCTAAAAGTTGGTCAATCTCTATATCTCTTTGGTGAATTGTGCAGTTTTCTCCCCAGGCTGCAATTATCTTATCAGCACTATTTAATGCTCGAATTAAATACTTATAATTTTCTCTCCCAATTGCTTCACTTTTTTCTAAATCTTTAAGTTCTTTATATTTAGGGGTAATGTAAGCAAATAGATTCACTACATCCAACGAGCCATATCCAAACTTTTTTGCGAAATTTATTATTCTTTTAGTTGTCCTATCATCTTCTTTATCGTTTGCCAAGCTAGGATTAAGCATAATAAAAACAACTTTAGGACCTTTTTCATTCCAGTCACGCGTTAAAGAATATCTATATTTCCTATATTCATCAAAGATAGCTGACCTTTTCATTGAAACCTCTCCTTTTCAATTACCAATAAGGCTAACAATCTTACGATCTTAGGCACGATCTAACCGATCACTTTCTGAAATTAACTACCAGAACTCCCCCTAGTAATCGTTTCTCGAACGTTGATTATAATCTCGTTCAATTCTTTCTTTCCAACTTCGGTCGATTTTTTTTCCGTGTCGTAGCTTTATTACTGCCTCACTTACCATTTCATAGTTTAATTTTGTTCCTACATTGGCCGCATGATAGTCAACTGCAAAGTCCTCATTGATTCCAAATTGTGCAGCAGTTGAAACAGCATCAATATTGGCCCCTAGAAACATGAAATCCCATCCGTGTTTCTCTTTTTGGTGTTCTATCATTTTCTTTATTTTGCTAAGGGAGAATTCACGACTGGCATTTTCCATACCATCCGTTGTGATGATGAAAAGTACCTGACCCGCTCGTTCTTCTACACTGGTGCGCTTCTGTATATTTACAACTTTTTGGATGGTAAAGCCGATTGCATCCAATAATGCTGTCGTCCCACCTACTTCATAATCCTTATCAGTAATAGGTGAAATACCTCTTACATTGATGTGATCGTGCAATAACTCATAACCATGATCAAATAATACAGTAGTGACAAAAGCTTCTCCTTCGGCTTTTTTTTGTTTATTCAGCATTGAATTAAAGCCACCTATTGTATCCGTTTCCAGCCCCGACATTGAACCACTCTTGTCTAAAATAAACACTATCTCGGTAATACTCTTTTTCATCACTTTTCATCCTCCACTCTTCATTTCTTCATTTTACTTATAAATGAAGGATACCAAGAATTCAGTTCGAGTTGGTCGCATGAAAAGCGACATTTTTAAGCACCTAGTAAAGTTTGATCAAAAGCAAACAATGCTTCATTTATTTGGTGAATATTATAATTGCCCTGCTTGATAAAATATTTGATAATTACATCAAATATACTACTATGTGACAATGTATATCCTGCAGCAGACAGTAAGTCGTTTGTTTCATCTACATTTAGATGTAAAGCGATGGCAAAGGCAATAGCTGTTTTCTTTTTAGGCGAGTAACCCAATTCATTCCGAATTTTCGAAAATAAGCGACGATCAATATTTGCTCTTTTATAAGTCTCAACATCTGTCATTTCTCTTTCATCAATCATCCTAAGTAAACGTTCTGAAAAAGACTCATCAAGTTCCTCTACTAGATGCAGTAAGCTACTTTCGATTATGATTTCACTCTGTTTTACCTGGATTTCGTCCGATATTATCTCAGATTCTAGCAATGGTTCATTAGTAAAATGTTCGATACGACGACTGAAATTAGCCTCTACTTCCTCTACATAATTCTCATCTATATATTCATTAATTGATTGGAATAAATGTTGACTTAACCCAAATGACGTTTTATCAAAAACGACTAGGTAAACATGCATCTCATGATTCACTAAAAATTCACTAATCGTAGATACAGCAATTTGTAATGCCTCTTCTTTTGGATATCCTGAGAAGCCTGCTGAAATGAGTGGGAAGGCAACTGACTCACATTGATATTTTTCAGCTAGTTCCAGAGAATGAGCATATGAATTCTTCAAGAGTTCTGCTTCCCTATAAGAACCACCCTTCCACACTGGTCCTGCTGTGTGAATGATATATTTGGAAGGCAACCGAAATCCATTCGTTATAATGGCTTGGCCAACTGGACAACCACCTACATCATCAAATGCTTGTTTCAGCTCAACCACACCGGCAGCTTGAAAAATAGCTCCACTAACGCCTCCGCCTATTTTCAATTCTGTATTTGTGGGATTCACAATCGCGTCTACCTTCATCTTCGTAAGATCCTGACGAACAATTTCCAATGGCATTTATTTTGTTTCCTTTCTTTGAGTATTATATGGACATTTCAGTCGTTTTACATTACTTTAACAAAATACGCACTTACCTTTCCGTCATGTGTATTTTTACATACACTAGGGAAAATTTGTTTTGAGTTTCACACTTAACTAACTATATAATGAACTTCAAAAAAGTTTCTCAGATGATGTAAATAAGTACTAGGATAAATTTGTCTATGTTATTCAAAAAGTAAACGGTATAGACAATCTGCTTGATTGTTTGGCCGATCACTGCAACTTGCTATCAATTGAGATTCATTATAGATCTCCCTCTTACACCCAAAGCCCTGGAAGGTAGACCATACAAACATTTGAAAGCATTTTAGAATCATGTTTAAAGTCCAACGTTTCGAAAACATGTTGATAATGAGAAAGCCACTCTTCCTTAGACGTCTTGATGTAAGTTTCATCTCCTTTAAAGTTAACAAGCTTCGAATCCATGGAACACTAGGTTATGTAAGCCCGATTGACTACAAACAATCGTCCCTTAAAAAAGCTGTTTGATATAATATTGACAATCCAACCAACGAAAACTTCATCATAGGTGATTAAAATCTCTGCTATAGCAACATCTACAATAATAACCTCTATTTTTCCTAAGTTATTAAAATCATCTGCTAACCTTGCTATTGCATGTCTATGTCTTGAATTGTTTCAAACAACTCGTTATATGTCCAGTCTTCCATTAAAAATCTCTCCATTACTTACATACTAGTTTGGTTTTAGTCTATTTCCGTTATTATGGATTACCTCTAATTCAATGTTTATATATTTTTTGGCAAAATCAGCTATTACCTGGCTACAACTATCACATGTACCATGTATCTAGTTCTGTAAATAACTTAATTTTACCTGTCGCTTTTGTATTATTCCCAAGCTGAAAAGCGATATCATTTAATATTTTATACTCTGTATCAGAATTCCTTGTAACTGCAGTTAACTTTTTATTTAAAGTTATACTGATACACCAAACATACCCATTAGAAAGTTATATATATAAGCCATACTCACGAATAAATCATTCTAGCTTTCAAAGTAAATTCATTAAAATTTCTCGCAGTACTTAGTTCAGTCGCTTGTTTCTCGCGGATAATATCGACAAGAAAATCATAAATACCCATTGCTTCTTCGTAGTCTTCTTTACTGATGGCGAGGAGAAAGATCAGCTGTGCTTTCTGCCCGTTTCCCCAATCAATTGGTTCTTCTGTTAGAGCGATACCAATCTGTGTTCGCTTGGAAAGAAGATTTAAAGGATGCGGGACGGCTACTCCTTCTCCCATTACTGTTGAGCCCATTTCCTCCCTTTTTAAAATAGCAGCTAAAAATTCCTCTTCATTATCGATTACTTCTTCTAACGCCATAGCGTGAGTTAGTGCTTTGATTGCCTCGTCTTTATGTTTAAAAGAATTCTTTATAAATAACTTTGGCGAGAAATAATTCAGTAAAAGATCTGTTGTATGACTTAGCTCTTTCGTGATTTTTTTATCTAAATCAATAATCTGCCTCCTTGATGGCAAATTCTCTATTTTGAAAATTGGTTTATTCTTTTCCTCTATATCAATGGTCGTAATTACAACGTCTTCTTCCACATAAGGTAATGTGCTGTACCTCTGTGCTGAAATTGTTTTTGTTATAAATAAATCTGGAATAGTCTGTTTAATT
This window contains:
- a CDS encoding DUF1643 domain-containing protein, coding for MKRSAIFDEYRKYRYSLTRDWNEKGPKVVFIMLNPSLANDKEDDRTTKRIINFAKKFGYGSLDVVNLFAYITPKYKELKDLEKSEAIGRENYKYLIRALNSADKIIAAWGENCTIHQRDIEIDQLLDGYDIDSLGPLTRDGYPRHPLYLSNDVELLPYKRSIKRVPKLDRTVPAIEHQGQDFEVLMRRYKDFLIQEYHLSESSAKDYVGRYKGIINRGTYNGGSLMTPTLKAAIEKEFPNSKKHYVLTLERYIEFQFIVLLKGSMLLI
- a CDS encoding vWA domain-containing protein, whose amino-acid sequence is MKKSITEIVFILDKSGSMSGLETDTIGGFNSMLNKQKKAEGEAFVTTVLFDHGYELLHDHINVRGISPITDKDYEVGGTTALLDAIGFTIQKVVNIQKRTSVEERAGQVLFIITTDGMENASREFSLSKIKKMIEHQKEKHGWDFMFLGANIDAVSTAAQFGINEDFAVDYHAANVGTKLNYEMVSEAVIKLRHGKKIDRSWKERIERDYNQRSRNDY
- a CDS encoding macro domain-containing protein, with amino-acid sequence MPLEIVRQDLTKMKVDAIVNPTNTELKIGGGVSGAIFQAAGVVELKQAFDDVGGCPVGQAIITNGFRLPSKYIIHTAGPVWKGGSYREAELLKNSYAHSLELAEKYQCESVAFPLISAGFSGYPKEEALQIAVSTISEFLVNHEMHVYLVVFDKTSFGLSQHLFQSINEYIDENYVEEVEANFSRRIEHFTNEPLLESEIISDEIQVKQSEIIIESSLLHLVEELDESFSERLLRMIDEREMTDVETYKRANIDRRLFSKIRNELGYSPKKKTAIAFAIALHLNVDETNDLLSAAGYTLSHSSIFDVIIKYFIKQGNYNIHQINEALFAFDQTLLGA
- a CDS encoding deaminase domain-containing protein gives rise to the protein MHGTCDSCSQVIADFAKKYINIELEVIHNNGNRLKPN
- a CDS encoding deaminase domain-containing protein — protein: MSITLNKKLTAVTRNSDTEYKILNDIAFQLGNNTKATGKIKLFTELDTWYM